The Silvibacterium dinghuense DNA window GGTCTGTGATTCGAGCCTCATGGCGGTCTTCCGCATGAAGAAGCTCTGGACCACATACCCGCTGGCTCGCTTGTGCCCGGAGGGGACAGGGAGTGCAGGCCTGTTACAGGTTTCAAGGCGGAGCGCCTGCGGTACGCAGGCGGATTCGCTGAAGTCGGGCGGGAGTAACTCAGTGGTAGAGTCACAGCCTTCCAAGCTGTTGGTCGCGGGTTCGATTCCCGTCTCCCGCTCCAGAATTCAAAAGGACCGCGCAAGCGGTCCGCATTGCGGTTAGGGCCTGGTGTTCCGAGCTCTGTGCTCTGAGCCCTGAGCCCTGTAAAAGGGGTAAGGATGTACGAACAGGCAGTGCTTCCCATTCAGGACGAGAAGACTTTTGCCGAGGTTCATGGCGCGCTCGAGTCCGCCTTCTCGGCTGCGAAGGTCGAAGGTTTTCTCCGCGGCATCCAGCGTGCGCATCTGCGTGCCCGCCAGTTCGAAGCGATCCTTGCCGGCGGCCTGCTGGGCAGCGGCACGGCGGCGAAGTATGCCGCGCTCGGCGACTCTGACCGCGGTCACATCCGCGAGCAGTATCTGAAGAGCATCGAGCAGGTGGCCCCGGCCGTCCGCGCAAAGTTTATGAGGGTGTACACCGCTTACTAAGGGTGAACCCGGTAAAACAAAAAGAATTACCGGAACTTGAGGAGAAGGAAATGGCGAAGGAGAAATTTGACCGGTCGAAGCCGCACGTGAATGTGGGAACGATTGGGCACATTGACCACGGCAAGACGACGCTGACAGCGGCGATCACGAAGGTGCTGTCGAAGCACAACCCGAACATCAAGTTCC harbors:
- a CDS encoding GTP-binding protein gives rise to the protein MAKEKFDRSKPHVNVGTIGHIDHGKTTLTAAITKVLSKHNPNIKF